A window of Diabrotica virgifera virgifera chromosome 9, PGI_DIABVI_V3a contains these coding sequences:
- the LOC126892367 gene encoding zinc finger protein 728-like, with protein MEALSEQLSHEEIDMDPHAEGKTVNKNKKVVDKHLRRPIGKKSRKCDICFKQFSHSRSLKPHLRVHTGEKPHKCDICSKQCTTAGNLKSHLKVHTGEKPHKCEVCLKQFSHAGNLKDHLRVHTGEKPHKCEICFKQFTTASNLKEHLRVHTRIKPYKCEICLQQFIYIGDLKTHSRVHSGEKPPECEVCFKQFNRASNLQKHLRVHTGEKPYTCGVCFKQFARKSELTPHMVVHTKEKAYKCNICFKKFSLANNFNRHLITHTGEKPHKCEICYKQFAFKHYLTRHTKVHTEEKTYKKCEICSKQFSESRSLKKHLRTHTGEKPYKCEICSKHFTSSHYLKTHLRVHTGEKPHKCEICSKQFTEAGSLKIHLRTHTGEKPHRCKICFKQFIQADHLKKHLRVHTGEKPYKCEICFKQFSEAGTLKKHLRIHTGEKNYKCEICFKQFTEATHLTKHFRVHTGEKPHKCEICSKQCTTAGNLKVHLRVHTGEKPHKCEICFKQFTTASHLKKHLLIHNGEKSHKCDICFKQFSQKSMLKDHSKIHAREKLYECEICLEEFCERGDLKTHLSVHSTDSS; from the coding sequence ATGGAAGCACTAAGTGAACAGTTATCTCACGAAGAAATTGACATGGATCCGCATGCTGAAGgaaaaacagtaaataaaaataagaaagttgtGGACAAACATTTGAGAAGACCCATTGGAAAAAAGTCGCgcaagtgtgatatttgttttaagcaatttagtcacaGCAGGTCTTTGAAAcctcatttgagagtgcacactggagaaaaacctcacaagtgtgacaTTTGTTCTAAACAGTGTACTACAGCTGGTAATTTGAAAAGTCATTTGaaagtacacactggagaaaaacctcacaagtgtgaagtTTGTTTGAAGCAATTTAGTCACGCAGGTAATTTGAAAGACcatttaagagtgcacactggagaaaaacctcacaagtgtgaaatttgttttaagcagttcactacagcaagtaatttgaaagaacatttgagagtgcacactcgaataaaaccttacaagtgtgaaatttgtttacaACAGTTTATTTATATAGGTGATTTGAAAACACATTCGAGAGTGCATAGTGGAGAAAAGCCTCCCGAGTGTGaagtttgttttaagcagtttaataGAGCAAGCAATTTGCAGAagcatttgagagtacacactggagaaaaaccgtacacaTGTGGAGTTTGTTTCAAGCAGTTTGCTCGAAAAAGCGAGTTAACTCCACACATGGTAGTTCACACTAAAGAAAAAGCATACAAGTGTAACATTTGTTTCAAAAAGTTTTCTCTAGCAAATAATTTCAATAGACATTTGATTacacacactggggaaaaacctcacaagtgtgaaatttgttataAGCAGTTTGCTTTCAAACATTATTTAACAAGGCACACTAAAGTTCACACTGAAGAAAAAACTTACAagaagtgtgaaatttgttctaaacaATTTAGTGAATCTCGAAGTTTGAAAAAGCATTTAAGGACGCACAcgggagaaaagccttataagtgtgaaatttgttctaagcattTTACTAGTTCACATTacttgaaaacacatttgagagtgcacactggagaaaaacctcacaagtgtgaaatttgttctaagcaatttactGAAGCAGGtagtttgaaaatacatttgagaactcatactggagaaaaaccccacagatgtaaaatttgttttaagcaatttattcaAGCAGATCACctaaaaaaacatttgagagtgcacactggggaaaaaccttataagtgtgaaatttgttttaagcaatttagtgaagcagggactttaaaaaagcatttaaggatacacactggagaaaagaattataaatgcgaaatttgttttaagcagtttactgaAGCAACTCATTTGACAAAACATTttagagtgcacactggagaaaaacctcacaagtgtgaaatttgttccaAACAGTGTACCACAGCAGGtaatttgaaagtacatttgagagtgcacactggagaaaaacctcacaagtgtgaaatatgttttaagcAGTTCACTACAGCAAGTCACTTGAAAAAACATTTGCTAATACACAATGGAGAAAAATCTCACaagtgtgacatttgttttaagcaattttctcaaaaaagtaTGTTAAAAGATCATTCGAAAATACACGCTAGAGAAAAGCTTTacgagtgtgaaatttgtttagaGGAATTTTGTGAACGAGgtgatttgaaaacacatttgagtgTGCACTCTACAGACAGTTCTTGA